In the Actinomycetes bacterium genome, one interval contains:
- the recN gene encoding DNA repair protein RecN: MIEELRIRGLGVIDDAVLELAPGLTVVTGETGAGKTMVVTGLGLLLGARADSGAVRTAAGQALVEGRVRVAADSPAGRRAAEAGAQLDDDGSLILARSVSPEGRSKAWVGGRSAPVGVLTELAEDLVAVHGQSDQQRLLQPTRQRLAVDRYAGDAVGVPLAAYRTAYERLAAVRRELDELTARRREREQESGLLRDGLETIEALGPQSGEDAELSVEAERLAHADALRLAGEAAHAALVGTETAEDPDALGLVVGARRALEQAVDFDPALAPLAERLGEVAALVADVAADLASYTASVEADPARLAAVEDRRAALGSLTRRFGGTVDDVLAWSADASQRLLELDGTGDRIGALQAETDQLTGDVERLGGRITAARTAAGERLGAAVTAELVDLAMPHAVVSVAVTAADRPGPHGYDEVELLLQPHPGAPARPLARGASGGELSRVMLAVEVVFAGADPVPTFVFDEVDAGVGGKAAVEVGRRLARLARTAQVLVVTHLPQVAAFADRHLVVEKSSDGAVVRSGVVALDDAGRAAELTRMLAGLEGSESGRVHAQELLQAAATAKKERGAARKR; the protein is encoded by the coding sequence GTGATCGAGGAGCTGCGGATCCGGGGCCTCGGGGTCATCGACGACGCCGTCCTCGAGCTGGCGCCGGGGCTGACCGTCGTCACCGGTGAGACCGGCGCCGGCAAGACCATGGTGGTGACCGGGCTGGGCCTGCTGCTGGGGGCCCGGGCCGACTCCGGCGCGGTGCGGACGGCGGCCGGCCAGGCGCTGGTCGAGGGCCGGGTCCGGGTGGCCGCGGACTCACCGGCCGGCCGGCGCGCGGCCGAGGCCGGCGCCCAGCTAGACGACGACGGCTCGCTCATCCTGGCCCGGTCGGTGTCCCCCGAGGGGCGGTCCAAGGCCTGGGTCGGCGGCCGGTCCGCGCCGGTCGGGGTGCTCACCGAGCTGGCCGAGGACCTCGTCGCGGTGCACGGCCAGTCCGACCAGCAGCGGCTGCTTCAGCCGACCCGGCAGCGACTTGCGGTCGACCGGTACGCCGGCGACGCCGTGGGCGTGCCGCTGGCCGCCTACCGGACGGCGTACGAGCGGCTGGCCGCCGTCCGGCGCGAGCTCGACGAGCTGACCGCCCGGCGGCGGGAGCGGGAGCAGGAGTCCGGGCTGCTGCGCGACGGGCTGGAGACCATCGAGGCGCTCGGGCCGCAGTCCGGCGAGGACGCCGAGCTGTCGGTCGAGGCCGAGCGGCTGGCCCATGCCGACGCGCTGCGGCTGGCCGGGGAGGCTGCGCATGCCGCGCTCGTCGGCACCGAGACGGCCGAGGACCCGGACGCGCTCGGGCTGGTCGTGGGCGCCCGGCGGGCCCTGGAGCAGGCGGTCGACTTCGACCCCGCGCTGGCCCCGCTGGCCGAGCGGCTGGGCGAGGTCGCCGCGCTCGTCGCCGACGTGGCGGCCGACCTGGCCTCGTACACGGCGTCCGTCGAGGCCGACCCGGCCCGGCTGGCCGCCGTCGAAGACCGCCGGGCGGCCCTGGGCTCGCTGACCCGACGGTTCGGTGGCACCGTCGACGACGTGCTGGCCTGGTCGGCCGACGCCTCGCAGCGGCTGCTCGAGCTGGACGGCACCGGCGACCGGATCGGCGCCCTGCAGGCCGAGACCGACCAGCTGACCGGCGACGTGGAGCGGCTCGGCGGCCGGATCACCGCGGCCCGCACCGCCGCAGGAGAGCGCCTCGGCGCAGCGGTCACCGCCGAGCTGGTCGACCTGGCGATGCCGCACGCCGTCGTGTCGGTCGCCGTGACCGCCGCCGACCGGCCCGGCCCCCACGGCTACGACGAGGTCGAGCTGCTGCTGCAGCCGCACCCCGGGGCGCCGGCCCGGCCGCTGGCCCGCGGCGCCTCCGGCGGCGAGCTGTCCCGGGTGATGCTGGCCGTCGAGGTCGTCTTCGCCGGCGCCGACCCGGTGCCCACCTTCGTTTTCGACGAGGTCGACGCGGGAGTGGGCGGCAAGGCGGCGGTCGAGGTGGGCCGGCGGCTGGCCCGGCTGGCCCGCACCGCCCAGGTGCTCGTGGTTACCCACCTGCCGCAGGTGGCCGCCTTCGCCGATCGGCACCTCGTGGTCGAGAAGTCCTCCGACGGTGCGGTCGTGCGGTCCGGCGTGGTGGCCCTGGACGACGCCGGCCGGGCGGCCGAGCTCACCCGGATGCTGGCCGGCCTGGAGGGCTCGGAGTCCGGCCGGGTGCACGCGCAGGAGCTGCTCCAGGCGGCGGCCACGGCGAAGAAGGAGCGCGGTGCGGCACGCAAGAGGTGA